A single Drechmeria coniospora strain ARSEF 6962 chromosome 03, whole genome shotgun sequence DNA region contains:
- a CDS encoding hypothetical protein (related to enoyl-CoA hydratase/isomerase), with product MCIPFDAWFGLRDGGRCVGLAAARVTPSGMPTLYLPEDAPPQPAACEIRRSFDAGEPVDHDGTRTSAGTDETLHRPASLRSVASDAFLPLSIRWSFFHRPPTAFHHPTAGFTSRRGQQTTIFHRPPLDLSTFYPHISLRRAPSSPAMAQQPLFTIPIPPMGAHVGGSIVCTEPAPSVYLLTWSSPPDNRLTTPFCHALLSALDVIEFGGYKPGVVVTTSAIQKFYSNGLDLEHAINTDGFWALFYQVWRRFLTYVAPPVNVRCVENPRPRLTQTRAASFPMPTLALLNGHTYAGGLMLALSHDYRLAPSPRGFMCLNEMLFGAPLKPAMAAIFRHKLTPLAYRSVALEARRFSAAEAVEMGLADGIATSLDDALKFIADRDLLSKPKAGVYGVIKAEMHKTLIAELKSPGLDAEEARFDQDQRTDGERKEFGKVWYEQWAKDAAKSKL from the exons ATGTGCATTCCATTCGATGCATGGTTCGGTCTGCGAGACGGCGGGCGGTGCGTTGGCTTGGCTGCTGCCCGTGTGACGCCGTCCGGAAtgcctaccctatacctacCGGAGGACGCCCCACCGCAGCCGGCGGCATGTGAAATTCGCCGGAGCTTCGATGCAggcgagcccgtcgaccACGACGGTACGCGCACAAGTGCCGGCACAGACGAGACGTTGCATCGACCGGCATCGCTTCGATCCGTTGCTTCCGATGCATTTTTGCCC CTCTCCATCCGCTGGAGCTTCTTCCACCGTCCTCCCACGGCTTTCCACCACCCAACAGCTGGCTTCACCTCCCGCCGCGGCCAACAAACGACCATCTTCCATCGCCCACCTCTCGACCTTTCGACCTTTTACCCTCACATCTCCCTCCGCCGGGCGCCCTCTTCACCAGCCATGGCCCAGCAGCCGCTCTTCACCATCCCCATCCCGCCCATGGGTGCccacgtcggcggctccATCGTCTGCACCGAGCCGGCGCCCTCCGTCTACCTCCTCACCtggtcctcgccgcccgacAATCGGTTGACGACGCCCTTCTGCCACGCCCTCCTCTCGGCcctcgacgtcatcgagTTTGGCGGCTACAAgcccggcgtcgtcgtcaccacgAGCGCCATCCAAAAGTTCTACTCcaacggcctcgacctcgagcatGCCATCAACACCGACGGCTTCTGGGCCCTCTTCTACCAGGTCTGGCGCCGCTTCCTCACGTACGTTGCCCCCCCCGTCAACGTCCGTTGCGTCGAAAATCCGCGACCAAGGCTGACGCAAACTCGCGCCGCCAGCTTCCCCATGCCCACGCTGGCTCTCCTCAACGGCCACACctacgccggcggcctcatGCTCGCCCTCTCCCACGACTACCGTCTCGCCCCCTCGCCCCGCGGCTTCATGTGCCTCAACGAGATGCTCTTCGGCGCGCCCCTCAAGCCCGCCATGGCTGCCATCTTCCGCCACAAGCTGACGCCGCTGGCCTACCGAagcgtcgccctcgaggcccgccgcttctccgccgccgaggctgtcgagatgggcctcgccgacggcatcgccacctccctcgacgacgccctcaaGTTCATCGCCGACCGGGACCTCCTCTCGAAGCCCAAGGCCGGCGTCTACGGCGTCATCAAGGCCGAGATGCACAAGACGCTCATCGCCGAGCTCAAGAgccccggcctcgacgccgaggaggctcGCTTCGACCAGGATCAGAGGACGGATGGGGAGAGGAAGGAGTTTGGCAAGGTCTGGTACGAGCAGTGGGCCAAGGACGCGGCCAAGTCCAAGCTGTGA